One window from the genome of Chiroxiphia lanceolata isolate bChiLan1 chromosome 15, bChiLan1.pri, whole genome shotgun sequence encodes:
- the LOC116794538 gene encoding LOW QUALITY PROTEIN: kazal-type serine protease inhibitor domain-containing protein 1-like (The sequence of the model RefSeq protein was modified relative to this genomic sequence to represent the inferred CDS: deleted 1 base in 1 codon), producing MKHWMVTAVLIALVQVSQSFPALYHRGWWRLLREGDSCGKCDLTLCSEPKDCPAGTVLDRCGCCLECGNVEGQICDLDQGNHFYGQCGDDLECRLDADEARFGEVPEPQCVCKSQESICGPEGKTYENICQFNKAYAAKEYQHEHKGPCESAPVISMPPQDAQNYTGNDVIFGCEVSAYPMPHLEWKKKGNKMFLPGDDTHVSVQARGGPQKYGVTGWLQIQGLKKSDEGIYVCHTRNKYGATYASARLKVVDDPSVPFAFTAGSRSASYSIEYEDYYDNSDEEDDEEYESGDYDNGNNSE from the exons ATGAAGCACTGGATGGTTACAGCAGTGCTGATAGCACTGGTACAGGTTTCTCAGAGTTTCCCTGCCTTGTACCACCGAGGTTGGTGGAGGCTGCTAAGGGAAGGAGATAGTTGTGGAAAATGCGATTTGACGCTTTGCTCTGAGCCTAAAGACTGTCCAGCCGGGACTGTGTTGGATCGTTGTGGCTGCTGTCTGGAATGTGGGAATGTGGAAGGTCAGATCTGCGACTTGGACCAGGGCAATCATTTTTATGGGCAATGTGGGGATGACCTTGAGTGCAGGCTGGATGCTGATGAAGCAAGGTTTGGGGAAGTCCCTGAACCCCAGTGTGTGTGCAAGTCTCAAGAGAGCATCTGTGGACCCGAAGGGAAAACCTACGAGAACATCTGTCAATTCAACAAGGCTTATGCTGCAAAAGAATATCAGCATGAACATAAAGGGCCATGTGAATCAG CTCCTGTTATTTCTATGCCACCTCAGGATGCCCAGAATTACACAGGCAATGATGTCATTTTTGGCTGTGAGGTGTCAGCCTATCCTATGCCTCAccttgaatgg aaaaaaaaggggaataaaatgTTTCTGCCAGGAGATGACACCCACGTCTCAGTTCAG GCAAGAGGTGGGCCTCAGAAGTATGGTGTGACAGGTTGGCTGCAGATTCAAGGACTCAAAAAGTCAGATGAAGGCATTTACGTCTGCCACACCAGAAATAAGTATGGTGCAACATATGCCTCTGCAAGACTGAAAGTCGTTGAcg ACCCATCTGTTCCATTTGCATTTACTGCTGGCAGTAGAAGTGCAAGCTACAGCATCGAATATGAGGACTATTATGACAATTCTGATgaagaagatgatgaagaaTATGAATCCGGGGACTATGATAATGGAAACAACTCTGAATAA